The Phycisphaeraceae bacterium genome has a window encoding:
- a CDS encoding adenylate cyclase — translation MASPDDSAPRLEIERKYLLRAAPVLPPGAETWRIEQGYLPGQGRLRRITRADGRVVLIHTLKQGVGLVRQEVEREITPEAFERDWPATQGARLRKTRHRVPDAATGLVWEIDVFDQPPGLVLAEVELPEARHPASPPAWLAPFIEREVTDDPRYTNRAIAALTVQPLVKHDLLQPTSGKDQESSRAIDHSDNE, via the coding sequence ATGGCCTCGCCCGATGATTCCGCTCCGCGACTGGAGATCGAGCGCAAGTACCTGCTGCGGGCTGCGCCGGTCCTGCCGCCCGGCGCGGAGACCTGGCGCATCGAGCAGGGCTATCTGCCCGGGCAGGGGCGTCTGCGTCGGATCACCCGCGCCGACGGCCGCGTCGTGCTGATCCACACCCTCAAGCAGGGCGTGGGGCTGGTGCGGCAGGAAGTGGAGCGGGAGATCACGCCCGAGGCCTTCGAACGTGACTGGCCCGCCACCCAGGGCGCGCGTCTGCGAAAGACGCGCCACCGCGTGCCGGACGCGGCCACCGGCCTGGTGTGGGAGATTGACGTGTTCGACCAACCGCCGGGGCTGGTGCTGGCGGAGGTCGAACTGCCCGAAGCACGGCATCCCGCGTCGCCCCCGGCCTGGCTGGCGCCCTTCATCGAGCGTGAGGTCACCGATGATCCGCGCTACACCAACCGGGCCATCGCCGCCCTGACCGTGCAGCCCCTCGTGAAGCACGACCTGCTGCAGCCAACGTCCGGAAAAGATCAAGAATCAAGCCGCGCCATCGACCACTCCGATAACGAATGA
- a CDS encoding D-alanine--D-alanine ligase has product MSGERKRVLVLMGGPDAEREVSITSGRAVAQALRECGRFDVIEEVIDRPSLAELDAMPGDVIFPVLHGQWGEGGPLQELLEAMGRPYVGCGPEAASTAMDKMKTKVILSRAGVDSPLAIEIGPDDPCRIEPPLVLKPVDDGSSVDIRICRSVEEIEAGRAALHPRRARLMAERYVPGRELTVGVVNGVVLPIIEIIPAVAFYDYDAKYVSEETKYVLDPDLKPAVSRQCREWTLLAWEHLGCRDVARADFRLDPDDRLWFLEINTMPGFTSHSLVPKAAAHVGIAMPPLCASLVEAALARAEQDVEAEAA; this is encoded by the coding sequence GTGAGCGGCGAACGGAAGCGCGTGCTGGTGCTGATGGGCGGACCGGATGCGGAGCGCGAGGTGAGCATCACTTCGGGCCGGGCGGTGGCGCAGGCCCTGCGGGAGTGCGGGCGATTCGACGTCATCGAAGAGGTCATCGATCGACCCTCGCTTGCGGAACTGGATGCGATGCCGGGCGACGTCATCTTCCCCGTGCTGCACGGCCAATGGGGCGAGGGCGGCCCGCTCCAGGAACTGCTGGAGGCGATGGGACGCCCCTACGTCGGATGCGGGCCCGAGGCGGCGTCGACCGCCATGGACAAGATGAAGACCAAGGTGATTCTCTCACGCGCCGGCGTGGACAGCCCGCTGGCGATCGAGATCGGACCGGATGACCCCTGCCGCATCGAACCGCCGCTGGTGCTCAAGCCGGTGGATGACGGATCGAGCGTGGACATCCGCATCTGCCGCAGCGTGGAGGAGATCGAGGCGGGACGTGCTGCGCTTCATCCGCGCCGGGCGCGGCTGATGGCGGAGCGGTACGTTCCCGGACGCGAGCTGACCGTGGGCGTGGTGAACGGGGTGGTGCTGCCCATCATCGAGATCATCCCCGCCGTGGCCTTCTACGACTACGACGCCAAGTACGTGAGCGAGGAGACCAAGTACGTGCTGGATCCGGATCTCAAGCCGGCGGTGTCGCGGCAGTGCCGGGAATGGACGCTGCTGGCGTGGGAGCATCTGGGCTGCCGCGACGTGGCGCGGGCCGACTTCCGGCTCGACCCGGATGATCGTCTGTGGTTCCTGGAGATCAACACCATGCCGGGGTTCACCAGTCACTCGCTGGTGCCCAAGGCGGCGGCGCACGTGGGCATCGCCATGCCGCCCTTGTGCGCCTCCCTGGTGGAGGCGGCGCTGGCTCGGGCGGAGCAGGACGTGGAGGCGGAAGCGGCGTGA
- a CDS encoding HDOD domain-containing protein, whose product MSLPSLDAVLSSPNLPTLPAVAWRVLELTRRPDVRLSEIADVVQNDPAITARILKTVNSSFYGLPSPCPTIARAIALLGLNAVKSLVLGFSLVDSVKQVGSAQSMDLTAYWRRSIHAASAARVLAEATGGCDPEEPFTAALLANVGLVALALSCPEPAAQLQEEAGGDHLRLAAAERTRFGFDHAMLSAALADRWRLPGELVLAVKQHHDPGPVQPISRLTALAELIAETLIGVNRSEARKALHRQAGAWFRIDEALVDALLSRIVEQASQVAAMFKVDVGEPVDVRRLLEEASDQLAAHQVTVARETLALRSTNDELLRQTVTDALTRARNRRFFDEAVSDAFLAASTSGGRVAVIMCDADRFKSVNDTHGHGVGDQVLIEIASRLRSVVREGDHVCRYGGEEFAVILPGAGRREAAALSERLRHRVGASPFTVHSDDGQVLVLPVTASFGVAALDEETRGTITDVAGLTGAADRALYAAKGAGRNCTRVFLAGGANSSSRPDAKRRSDQAQRTPDHGDAHPRRWMLVVEDDPAFARIAERAFASNDHVEVRVARSGEDALMMLSGGRDGREPGPDVVVADLQLPGLSGVDLVRAMRAHDQWRAMPVIMLTGSPSDASRRECFSAGANLYVAKQSLGDNPVSRLREIIDLWRAAA is encoded by the coding sequence ATGTCTCTCCCTTCGCTCGATGCGGTGCTGTCATCGCCCAATCTCCCGACCCTGCCCGCGGTGGCCTGGCGCGTTCTGGAGCTGACGCGCCGCCCGGACGTGCGCCTGTCGGAGATCGCCGACGTGGTGCAGAACGATCCGGCCATCACGGCGCGGATTCTCAAGACCGTCAACTCCAGCTTCTACGGGCTGCCTTCGCCATGTCCGACCATCGCCAGGGCGATCGCGCTGCTGGGGCTGAACGCGGTCAAGTCGCTGGTGCTGGGCTTCAGTCTGGTGGATTCGGTCAAGCAGGTGGGTTCGGCGCAGTCGATGGATCTGACGGCGTACTGGCGGCGGTCGATCCATGCCGCCTCGGCGGCCCGCGTGCTGGCCGAGGCGACCGGCGGATGCGACCCGGAGGAGCCGTTCACCGCGGCGCTGCTGGCCAACGTGGGGCTGGTCGCGCTGGCGCTGTCCTGCCCGGAGCCGGCCGCGCAGCTGCAGGAAGAGGCAGGGGGCGACCATCTGCGCCTCGCGGCGGCTGAGCGGACACGGTTCGGATTCGACCACGCGATGCTGAGCGCCGCGCTGGCGGATCGCTGGCGTCTGCCGGGGGAACTCGTGCTCGCCGTGAAGCAGCACCATGACCCGGGGCCAGTCCAGCCGATCTCCCGCCTGACAGCGCTCGCGGAGTTGATCGCGGAGACCCTGATCGGCGTAAACCGATCCGAGGCGCGAAAAGCGCTGCACCGCCAGGCGGGGGCGTGGTTTCGGATCGACGAAGCCCTGGTTGACGCGCTGCTGTCGCGCATCGTCGAGCAGGCGTCCCAGGTCGCCGCGATGTTCAAGGTCGACGTGGGCGAACCAGTGGACGTTCGGCGCCTGCTGGAGGAGGCGTCCGATCAACTGGCGGCGCATCAGGTGACCGTGGCGCGCGAAACCCTGGCGCTGCGCTCCACCAACGACGAACTGCTGCGGCAGACCGTGACCGACGCGCTGACCAGGGCGAGGAACCGTCGCTTCTTCGACGAAGCCGTGTCGGACGCCTTCCTCGCCGCCTCGACCTCGGGCGGGCGGGTGGCGGTCATCATGTGCGACGCCGACCGGTTCAAGAGCGTCAACGACACGCACGGGCATGGCGTGGGCGACCAGGTGCTGATCGAAATCGCCTCGCGCCTGCGCTCGGTGGTGCGCGAAGGCGACCACGTGTGCCGCTACGGCGGGGAGGAGTTCGCCGTGATCCTGCCCGGCGCGGGTCGGCGCGAGGCCGCCGCCCTGTCCGAGCGTCTGCGGCACCGGGTGGGGGCGTCTCCGTTCACGGTTCATTCCGACGACGGCCAGGTGCTGGTCCTGCCCGTCACCGCCAGTTTTGGCGTCGCGGCGCTCGACGAGGAAACGCGGGGGACGATTACCGACGTCGCCGGGCTGACCGGCGCCGCCGACAGGGCTCTCTACGCCGCCAAGGGCGCGGGGCGCAACTGCACGCGGGTGTTCCTCGCCGGGGGGGCGAACTCGTCCAGTCGCCCCGACGCGAAGCGCCGGTCGGACCAGGCGCAACGGACGCCGGACCACGGCGACGCGCACCCCCGACGCTGGATGCTCGTGGTGGAGGACGACCCGGCGTTCGCGCGAATCGCGGAACGGGCGTTCGCAAGCAACGACCACGTGGAAGTGCGAGTGGCCAGATCAGGCGAGGATGCGCTCATGATGCTCAGCGGCGGACGGGACGGACGCGAGCCGGGGCCGGACGTTGTCGTGGCCGACCTGCAACTGCCGGGTCTGAGCGGGGTGGATCTGGTGCGCGCCATGCGGGCCCACGATCAGTGGCGCGCCATGCCGGTCATCATGCTGACAGGATCGCCCAGCGACGCCTCGCGGCGCGAGTGCTTCAGCGCAGGCGCCAACCTGTACGTCGCCAAGCAGTCGCTGGGCGACAACCCGGTGAGCCGTCTGCGCGAGATCATCGACCTGTGGCGCGCCGCCGCCTGA
- the dut gene encoding dUTP diphosphatase translates to MTCSHDTSAGLTVRFKRLSSRATLPRYQTDHAAGMDLHADLSGAGNVILQPGEIHLIPCGFAMAVPQGYEAQVRPRSGLATKHGVSMPNAPGTIDADYRGEVKVPLINLGSEPVTITHGMRIAQMVIAPVVRCRVEEVEVLDETLRGQGGFGSTGV, encoded by the coding sequence ATGACCTGCTCCCACGACACGTCGGCCGGCCTGACGGTGCGATTCAAGCGGCTCTCGTCGCGGGCCACGTTGCCTCGATACCAGACGGATCACGCCGCCGGCATGGACCTGCACGCGGACCTGTCCGGCGCGGGGAATGTCATCTTGCAGCCGGGCGAGATTCACCTGATCCCCTGCGGCTTCGCCATGGCGGTGCCGCAGGGCTACGAGGCGCAGGTGCGGCCGCGCAGCGGACTGGCCACGAAGCACGGCGTGTCGATGCCCAACGCGCCAGGCACCATCGACGCCGACTACCGGGGCGAGGTGAAGGTGCCGCTCATCAACCTGGGCAGCGAGCCGGTGACGATCACCCACGGAATGCGCATCGCGCAGATGGTGATCGCCCCGGTCGTGCGCTGTCGCGTGGAGGAGGTGGAGGTGCTCGACGAGACGCTGCGGGGTCAGGGCGGGTTCGGCAGCACGGGCGTGTGA
- a CDS encoding HYExAFE family protein: MTENHAWEVAAGDAGGDNGRVAQRRFHYEQAFEQYLRVNRVPYVAVDEARKALLPLGEGMDALKSFDFVVYGPTCNMLIDVKGRKHDARRRSGLENWVTEEDVAALTRWSELFGPGFEPVFVFAYWCEAQPPDALFEEMFEFGGRWYALRAVPLAAYAGAMRPRSTRWSTVSVPRRCFDRISRSFTVRAPSPVAGRIGPRTLAAAPERTYPV, encoded by the coding sequence ATGACGGAAAACCACGCCTGGGAGGTTGCGGCAGGCGATGCGGGAGGCGACAATGGGCGCGTGGCCCAGCGGCGATTCCACTACGAGCAGGCGTTCGAGCAGTATCTGCGCGTCAACCGCGTCCCCTACGTGGCGGTGGACGAGGCCCGCAAGGCGCTGCTGCCCCTCGGCGAGGGGATGGACGCCCTCAAGTCCTTCGATTTCGTGGTCTACGGGCCTACGTGCAACATGCTCATCGACGTCAAGGGCCGCAAGCACGACGCCCGCCGCAGGTCGGGGCTGGAGAACTGGGTGACGGAGGAGGACGTGGCGGCGCTGACCCGGTGGAGCGAGCTGTTCGGACCCGGCTTCGAGCCGGTGTTCGTGTTCGCCTACTGGTGCGAGGCGCAGCCGCCTGACGCGCTCTTCGAGGAGATGTTCGAGTTTGGCGGCCGCTGGTACGCCCTGCGGGCGGTTCCGCTGGCGGCGTACGCCGGGGCGATGAGGCCGCGCTCGACGAGGTGGAGCACCGTGTCGGTGCCCCGGCGCTGCTTCGACCGCATCAGCCGATCATTCACCGTTCGCGCCCCTTCCCCGGTGGCGGGACGGATCGGGCCCCGGACGCTTGCGGCGGCGCCGGAAAGGACGTATCCTGTATGA
- a CDS encoding bifunctional folylpolyglutamate synthase/dihydrofolate synthase, whose amino-acid sequence MSDAPPRTTRRTGTAAAPPVEITTFPNAVRYLYDRADIERQRAVAIDRSAFKLERMQELLALLGNPHLEIRTVHVAGTVGKGSTCAMIAHMLRGCKYAVGEYTSPHLVDIRERIQINGQMIGRNDFTEGVGEVAAAAAKLKFQPTFFELVTALAFKHFAEQAVDIAVIEVGLGGRLDCTNVITPEVSVITTIDYDHMHLLGRTLPEIAREKAGIFKPGVPAISVEQTPEVDAALREAAEKVGAPLSVVNKEIEFSYRFGAAQARGPQSRVCLFTPTSRFEHVGVPLPGEHQALNCGVALAAVDVLKGAGYDLPDNLLLEGLATTKIPGRMELVWTKPRILVDGAHNPAALTTLMKCVGVHAPYDSMVCIFGCCDDKDVDAMLDRVALGGDKVIFTRAKGIARAADPEDLQHRFQERSGKMSQVAKDVGEALNLASRAVGRDDLICVTGSFYLVGETKKYLAELEKKRPA is encoded by the coding sequence ATGAGCGACGCTCCACCCCGGACGACGCGGCGCACGGGGACTGCCGCCGCCCCTCCGGTTGAGATCACCACATTCCCCAACGCCGTGCGGTATCTGTACGACCGCGCGGACATCGAGCGCCAGCGGGCGGTGGCGATCGACCGCAGCGCGTTCAAGCTGGAACGGATGCAGGAACTGCTGGCGCTGCTGGGCAACCCGCATCTGGAGATCCGCACGGTGCATGTGGCGGGTACGGTGGGCAAGGGTTCGACCTGCGCCATGATCGCCCACATGCTGCGCGGCTGCAAGTACGCGGTGGGCGAATACACCAGCCCGCACCTGGTGGACATTCGCGAGCGCATCCAGATCAACGGGCAGATGATCGGGAGGAACGACTTCACGGAGGGCGTTGGCGAGGTGGCGGCGGCGGCGGCGAAACTCAAGTTTCAGCCCACGTTCTTCGAGCTCGTCACCGCGCTGGCCTTCAAGCACTTCGCCGAGCAGGCGGTGGACATCGCGGTCATCGAGGTGGGGCTGGGCGGGCGGCTGGACTGCACCAACGTCATCACCCCCGAGGTATCGGTCATCACCACCATCGACTACGACCACATGCACCTGCTGGGGCGAACGCTGCCCGAGATCGCGCGGGAGAAGGCGGGCATCTTCAAGCCCGGCGTACCGGCGATCTCGGTGGAGCAGACGCCCGAGGTGGACGCGGCGCTGCGCGAGGCGGCGGAGAAGGTCGGCGCGCCGCTGTCGGTCGTGAACAAGGAGATCGAGTTCTCCTACCGCTTCGGAGCCGCCCAGGCGCGCGGACCGCAGAGCCGGGTGTGCCTGTTCACGCCCACCAGCCGCTTCGAGCATGTGGGCGTGCCGCTGCCCGGCGAGCATCAGGCCCTCAACTGCGGCGTGGCCCTGGCCGCGGTGGACGTGCTCAAGGGCGCGGGGTACGACCTGCCCGACAACCTTCTGCTGGAGGGTCTGGCGACCACGAAGATTCCGGGACGGATGGAGCTGGTGTGGACCAAGCCGCGGATTCTGGTGGACGGCGCCCACAATCCCGCCGCCCTCACCACGCTGATGAAGTGCGTGGGCGTCCACGCGCCGTACGACTCGATGGTCTGCATCTTCGGCTGCTGCGACGACAAGGACGTGGACGCCATGCTCGACCGCGTGGCCCTGGGCGGCGACAAGGTGATCTTCACGCGGGCCAAGGGCATCGCCCGGGCCGCCGACCCGGAGGATCTGCAGCACCGCTTCCAGGAGCGGTCAGGCAAGATGAGCCAGG
- a CDS encoding beta-propeller fold lactonase family protein, with protein sequence MSHKLTRRSLTEAAALAVLALATGSALAQSKSPAVFVANNVSDQITSFRMNPDGTLTFVGNVATGDGPQAISISPDGAFVAVAHGTQSVTTEEVRIFRVNPDASLTQVALHLVPDSPLDLEWVTDRHLAVSETRSGASKVRIFEFDRNMLWLIERSVQPAGSFHSSLAVHPNRRWVYANDTSNSRITIFEVQPNGSLTLLTDFGTPGFAVELCISPDGRFLYGAGGIAGSGRNVHALRIRADGSLEPIPGTPFQSPGASPSNVHVMPDGRHLFVGHGTDATCWSFAINQQTGEIASTGHMFDVGLQGTLGDIQALRQFMFVTDDSTAIDGITGIYSFRVALDGSFTQVAPIYNTGGTRPRPIATWDPTPRVHVPPANRLPFRILPR encoded by the coding sequence ATGTCTCACAAACTCACTCGACGATCGCTGACCGAGGCCGCCGCCCTGGCGGTCCTGGCTCTCGCCACGGGCTCCGCGCTCGCCCAGAGCAAGTCGCCCGCGGTGTTCGTGGCCAACAACGTGTCGGACCAGATCACCAGTTTCCGCATGAACCCGGACGGCACGCTGACCTTCGTGGGCAACGTCGCAACCGGCGACGGGCCGCAGGCCATCTCGATCTCGCCCGACGGCGCGTTCGTCGCCGTGGCCCACGGCACCCAGTCTGTCACCACCGAGGAGGTGCGCATCTTCCGCGTCAATCCGGACGCCTCGCTCACGCAGGTGGCGCTTCACCTGGTGCCAGATTCGCCACTGGACCTGGAGTGGGTGACGGACAGGCATCTGGCCGTCTCCGAGACGCGCAGCGGCGCCAGCAAGGTGCGCATCTTCGAGTTCGACCGGAACATGCTGTGGCTGATCGAACGCTCCGTGCAGCCGGCGGGATCGTTCCACAGCAGTCTCGCCGTGCATCCCAACCGCCGCTGGGTCTACGCCAACGACACCAGCAACAGCCGCATCACCATCTTCGAGGTGCAGCCCAACGGCTCGCTCACGCTGCTGACCGACTTCGGCACGCCCGGATTCGCGGTGGAGCTGTGCATCTCGCCGGACGGGCGCTTCCTCTACGGCGCGGGGGGCATCGCGGGTTCAGGCCGCAACGTCCACGCCCTGCGCATCCGCGCCGATGGATCACTCGAGCCCATTCCCGGCACCCCTTTCCAGTCGCCGGGCGCTTCGCCCTCCAACGTCCACGTCATGCCTGACGGCCGCCACCTGTTCGTGGGTCACGGCACCGACGCCACCTGCTGGTCCTTCGCCATCAACCAGCAGACGGGTGAGATCGCCTCGACCGGCCACATGTTCGACGTGGGACTGCAGGGCACGCTTGGGGATATCCAGGCGCTGCGGCAGTTCATGTTCGTCACCGATGACAGCACCGCCATCGACGGCATCACGGGCATCTACTCCTTCCGGGTGGCCCTCGACGGCAGCTTCACGCAGGTGGCGCCGATCTACAACACCGGCGGGACAAGGCCGCGCCCGATCGCCACGTGGGACCCCACGCCTCGGGTGCATGTCCCGCCCGCCAATCGCCTGCCGTTCCGGATTCTGCCGCGGTAA
- a CDS encoding ComEC/Rec2 family competence protein, translated as MARYVVIIIMGNGLGLTRGNRREENARERPPGGRRFIEWLADAPRVSLAAGAFALGIALAWWWGGVSAWPWVTGAWVLLVCAAMLRRGHSRVCGCGMLLTIAALGGAWLTLRHHRVPEGHLASMIGEQPVAVRMRGVATSSPVVRDTASGSMAVFNFQPPASYFRMRVEALASRDGAVAPVSGDILVRCDETLPRFRPGDRVEVIGTFRRFPPASNPGEFDRATYARALDQAGMLRVGQRELVTIEPVERSAPSETVNFWRERLRARAGAWIRSDLPPDKRNQRDALLAALLLGEREPELVELNETFRRTGLAHVLAISGMHLGILAGLILMVLRMTGRSSRWHALVLIVLIVTYVGIIEARLPVLRAALMICVGSLGLLFGRRLRLPSLVALSGLILLAWKPSQLFDAGFQLSFGVVLGLVHLSPVLRRAWFGPRDQLAPTGGAMLLEWLKDSVAGGVVAWAVATPLVAHHFGMITPLAALGSIITLPVVAVLLGVGYLKMIFGAILPSAGLFLGAPLVIAADLLVSVVEVMDMLPLATVRVPFPGSAWTLLTMTLIAGWVLHRTRLQRRALWGATVMLAAWLWWPVLPVSGSPALRIDMLSVGDGSCYVVRSGGACAVFDAGSSTDLDAGRSTIIRAMERLGVSRVDFIAVSHANLDHFSAVIELVERFDMGEVLLTPQFLEAAARDPLSPAGYLCSVLNEHLVAISAVREGDGRSLGDSTWTWLHPRRDDVFSLVNDTSMVVRVEAAGRSVLLTGDIQRGAMIRLLDRFPSNRLDADVLELPHHGSHHDAAETFVRIVSPQVVMQSTGWTRFERDAWAAPLAPLERLVTVRDGAGAVIIDRAGTIRVERFRELSSPP; from the coding sequence TTGGCTCGCTACGTTGTCATCATCATCATGGGGAATGGATTGGGGCTCACGCGGGGTAATCGACGGGAAGAGAACGCTCGGGAACGACCTCCCGGCGGGCGACGATTCATTGAATGGCTGGCGGATGCGCCGCGGGTGTCGCTGGCGGCGGGGGCCTTCGCCCTCGGTATCGCGCTGGCGTGGTGGTGGGGCGGCGTCAGCGCCTGGCCGTGGGTCACGGGCGCGTGGGTGCTGCTGGTCTGTGCGGCGATGTTGCGACGCGGGCACTCTCGCGTCTGCGGTTGCGGCATGCTGCTGACGATCGCCGCGCTGGGCGGCGCGTGGCTGACGCTGCGTCATCACCGAGTTCCGGAAGGACACCTGGCTTCGATGATCGGCGAGCAACCCGTCGCCGTTCGGATGCGCGGCGTGGCGACCTCCTCGCCCGTGGTGCGAGACACCGCGAGCGGCTCGATGGCCGTCTTCAACTTCCAGCCGCCCGCCTCGTACTTTCGCATGCGCGTGGAGGCCCTGGCGTCGCGCGATGGAGCCGTCGCGCCCGTGAGCGGCGACATCCTGGTGCGGTGCGACGAGACGCTGCCGCGGTTCAGGCCGGGCGACCGCGTCGAGGTGATCGGAACCTTCAGACGGTTTCCCCCGGCGTCGAACCCGGGCGAGTTTGATCGAGCCACGTATGCCCGTGCACTCGATCAGGCGGGGATGCTGCGGGTGGGTCAGCGCGAGCTGGTGACGATCGAGCCCGTCGAGCGCAGCGCGCCGAGCGAGACGGTCAACTTCTGGCGCGAGCGGCTTCGGGCGCGGGCGGGGGCGTGGATCCGTTCAGACCTGCCGCCCGACAAGCGGAATCAGCGGGACGCGCTGCTCGCCGCGCTGCTGCTGGGCGAGCGCGAGCCCGAACTGGTTGAACTGAACGAGACCTTCCGCCGCACGGGGCTGGCGCACGTGCTGGCGATCTCGGGCATGCACCTGGGCATCCTGGCGGGGCTGATTCTGATGGTGCTTCGCATGACGGGCCGGTCCAGCCGCTGGCACGCGCTGGTGCTGATCGTGCTGATCGTCACCTACGTCGGGATCATCGAGGCGCGGCTGCCTGTGCTGCGCGCCGCGCTGATGATCTGCGTGGGCTCGCTGGGACTGCTGTTCGGGCGTCGGCTGCGGCTGCCCTCGCTGGTGGCGCTCAGTGGGCTGATCCTGCTGGCGTGGAAGCCGTCGCAGTTGTTCGACGCGGGGTTCCAGCTGAGTTTCGGCGTCGTGCTGGGGCTGGTGCATCTTTCGCCCGTGCTGCGCCGCGCATGGTTCGGACCGCGCGATCAGCTGGCGCCCACCGGCGGCGCCATGCTGCTGGAGTGGCTCAAGGATTCCGTCGCCGGCGGCGTGGTGGCGTGGGCGGTGGCGACGCCCCTGGTGGCGCATCACTTCGGCATGATCACCCCGCTGGCGGCCCTGGGCAGCATCATCACCCTGCCCGTGGTGGCGGTGCTGCTGGGCGTCGGCTACCTGAAGATGATCTTCGGCGCGATCCTGCCCAGCGCGGGGTTGTTCCTGGGCGCTCCACTGGTGATCGCCGCCGACCTGCTGGTCTCGGTCGTCGAAGTCATGGACATGCTGCCGCTGGCGACTGTGCGGGTGCCCTTCCCGGGCAGCGCATGGACGCTGCTGACGATGACGCTCATCGCGGGGTGGGTGCTGCACCGTACGCGCCTCCAGCGACGCGCTCTGTGGGGCGCCACCGTGATGCTGGCGGCGTGGCTGTGGTGGCCAGTGCTTCCCGTGAGCGGCAGCCCCGCCCTGCGCATCGACATGCTGTCAGTGGGAGACGGTTCGTGCTACGTCGTGCGCAGCGGCGGCGCGTGCGCCGTGTTCGACGCCGGGTCCAGCACCGACCTGGATGCGGGCCGCTCCACGATCATCCGGGCCATGGAGCGGCTGGGCGTCTCGCGCGTGGACTTCATCGCCGTCAGCCACGCCAATCTCGATCACTTCAGCGCGGTGATCGAACTGGTCGAGCGGTTCGACATGGGCGAAGTGCTGCTGACGCCGCAGTTCCTCGAGGCGGCGGCCCGCGACCCGCTTTCTCCCGCCGGCTACCTCTGCTCGGTGCTCAACGAGCATCTCGTGGCCATCAGCGCCGTGCGCGAGGGCGACGGGCGCTCGCTGGGCGATTCGACGTGGACCTGGCTGCATCCCCGCCGCGACGATGTCTTCTCGCTGGTCAATGACACGTCGATGGTGGTGCGCGTTGAAGCGGCGGGGCGGTCGGTCCTGCTCACCGGCGACATCCAGCGCGGCGCCATGATCCGCCTGCTCGACCGGTTTCCGTCGAATCGCCTTGATGCGGACGTTCTTGAACTTCCTCACCACGGCAGCCACCACGACGCGGCGGAAACGTTCGTCCGGATCGTGTCGCCTCAGGTGGTGATGCAGTCCACCGGCTGGACCCGCTTCGAACGGGACGCCTGGGCCGCACCGCTGGCGCCGCTGGAGCGGCTGGTCACGGTGCGCGACGGGGCGGGGGCCGTCATCATCGACCGCGCGGGGACGATCCGGGTGGAGCGATTCCGTGAACTCTCGTCTCCACCCTGA